Sequence from the Mytilus galloprovincialis chromosome 10, xbMytGall1.hap1.1, whole genome shotgun sequence genome:
GATAAATGCACTGCAGCGCATAATGCTCTGTGTGGGTTACGATTAAGTCTTTTTCGtttcttgacttacatctagagaCTGACAATGATGgctggttgaaaacaaaactttatcacATAAGGGATTATTTCTGCTTTCCAATCAtgaattttcaatttctttgCGAAAAATACCAACATCACCTGTATACGGAATATATATTTCCCGGTTGATGATCCGGGGTTTTTATGTCCTATTATGATTTCAGTGATAGAGGATTTCTGCTCACAATAAAGATACTAAACAAAAGAGTTCCAACTAGTCAAGTTGAGGCAAtcactttttaaattttactgacgccatcacgagtttgacgattatggaatatccgttttacagatgatgGCGGATATGTACAACCCTACAATCTGACCCGAATTTTTTAACATTAGTTTTATAACTgacttcatttttttatttcatttaatgaaattttgtgcAGAATAGAacacataatgaaaaaaatatactatcTTGATCAAATTTCATATCCCTTTACTATGTAATATAAATTTTTTGTTCTGAATACTTCTAAGATTAATATGCAGTATAATGTTAATGTAGAAATCAACGAGTCCGAATACTATCATCCGAAATGAAAGTAGGGTCTCATGAAAttgtttcataaaatttagaatgtaaatggggaacgtgtcaaagagacaactacccgaaAGATAAAACCCGTTGGACACCAtggatcttcaacacagcgagaaaattccgcaaCCGGGGCGGGATTTAGCTGGCGCCTGTAAACAAAAGTATGTTCTATCTTAGTGtaaatggacgtcatattaaactccaaaacatataaatgaattaaaatttgaaaaaaaccatacaagactagctgactatgcggtatgagcttttctcattgttgaagatcgtacggtgacctacagttaaTGTCTGTGCTTTTCGTTGCCAATAATTGTGTCTTTGCTTAAAAATCACATTTACCTCGACGGTTTTACACAATTTCACCAATTTTCCTTCGCCAGAGCCTTTGTAAGACAACATTGAAcctttaaatgagattaattattataaactgatttgaaaaaaaaaaatcttaataatttAATTTGCAAAAAGAAAAATTGCAAACTAAAGTTTTAATTACCATCAAACTTATGGGAACAAATTGAATCCTCAATAACTCGTTGATCACTTTTTTTGCATATACTATAAGTTAAAAAGAACTAATTCAAGgaactttttcttaaaatcaataaaacaataacTCGTATGATGATAGGATGACTGTATTTATTATCTAGAAAATACTGTGTCCAGAAAATGTTACATATTTATAATTGTTACTATATATTGTGTATGTAGCACCACTTGCAATGTATACTTCGTCTCCCTTCTGAAGATTAAATACAACATCAAATGTACCAGTCTTATAACCATCGCCCTCGGTATCACTTCCTGATGTTGCAATTAAATTGTGATACATTTTCAGAAATAATGAACCTCCACCCGTTGACATAACTACCGCAGTAAAGTGGTAAAGACCTGCACGTGGAGCTGTAAATATTCCAGTTCTTGGTTGATATCCATTTCCTACATTGGTCCATACTTGATTGAATAAAACCTTTGTTCCAACTGACAAACTCTGTTGACTTGACCGGTAAGCCGAGAAGGCAACTGTTTTTCCTTGTTTTATCATTTCATCATAACCTGAATAAACAAAGTAATTGAAATGCATTTTCTGTTAATTTGTATCATTCCGACTAATAAAGTTACAGTCGTGATTATCAACTTTAAATCTTTGTTTTAGGTATAAACCGTTTATCAATTATTCAAATATGGTGTATGCCTTTTATGATGACATGCTGACATCACCgtaatgttttttttgtatttgatcaAGGAGAAAAATTGATTTACAAGTGATGGTCCTTCtatttttattaaccaactaagtgcattattgccaaaagtgactgtttattaaaaattacatattttctgtaatggctcggttttttctgtaatggccctgtttttttctgtaatggccctgtttttctgtaatggccctgttttttctttaatggccctgtttttctgtaatggccctgtttttttctgtaatggccctgtttttctgtaatggccctgtattaatgcccagtttttCTGTATGAAGCCCTGTTtgagtttttgataaagttaataaaactaagttgtaaagagtataataccttttcgtattttatttaatttagtaaccagcaaccaagattaaagaaccatataaacggatcactgttcatcctgttttttaacacatatctctttcaacttaatatcttggatatttggtatatttaaagcttcataatggtgaagtacaaattattttgttcaaactaaactgtcattaaaagagtaagacagtacatcaagttagcagcaacacatacacttttgttcagttggttaataaatgtattaagaaatgggtgtttttataatggccctgttatatgtccaaggtcagTAATAATGGTCTCGGAAGTCTGTAatagccctcggcgttgcctcgggccatgacagacttcctcgaccattattacagaccttggacatataacagggccattataaaaacacccattcattaataccaTAGTAATAAATGTAGTTCATTTAAATATGGATAGTGTAATACCTGTTCAAAATAACAATTATTTGTCAGAAAGAAGGAATGAATTTGACTCCTCTGTTGGTGAAACAAGTACAAAGGAAAGTCGAacttaaattgttaatttgtatatTCTATCAATGTAGTGCCTCTAAATAcaatttatttcagttttaaatAAAAGGTTTTCAATAAATGTGACATTGGCGATTTTTGAACATATAAATGTATTACCTTTCTTGCTGTTGGTTGAAACATTGACTGCAAGAGAATTAATTTTAGATAAGACTTCAGCGAAAGTTGTATTTTGGTTAGcttcattgttattgaatcgatTAGTCAAATCATCGAAATATCTAAACGTCGTTGCATTTTGTCTCCTTTCCTGACTTAATATTTGGTTTGTAAAGTGTATTCCCATTTTATTCACATTGTTGTCGGTTGCAAGTGTCACATTATACAAAGCAAGAAAGTCCTGGCTCCTAGCGTTCTGATTGTTTGTCAACAAGTTAGTTTTTTGTTCAAGTGATTGAACTTTACTTTGCACAACATGCAAATCTAACGTTTGGTTGACACCTTTCAACTGCTTTAGTTCGGCAAGTTCTTTCATGAcctctgctgttgtgtttttgaATAAATCCAGTTGATCTTTTTGGCGGACATAGCTGATTTGTAGCAATCGAAGCTTTTCCTGAAGTATGGTTAAGTTCACTTCCAATTcactattttttttctccaaatttgcAAGCTCTATCGTATCGTTATGTTTACAAGAATCTTTAAGCTTGTCGTCCATTACAGATAGCTTTTGTTGTAACTGTGTTGTAAGAAGTTGCAAAGTTTGTTCATTTTCGCGCTGAAATTGAAAGATCTGATTTCTTAATTCTTTCTTTTCCTCTAAATACATATCCAATGAAATGTATTGACTTTTCACACCAGGGCTTGGTGTCTGACCCGGGTTCAGTAGGAATCCATCCGCATTCATTGCAAACATTAAACAAGACAAAATTAATATCAATGAATTGTTGATAAAAGACATAGTATGCCATACAAACGTATTCCGTGTTTACGTCCGTTATTGCCTGAGTGATCCAgaactaataaataaatgaataggGTTATTATTCAGAACGCAGCTGTCAATCTTTCTTAAAAATTATAAGATGACACTGCTAATTTCCTTTACAGTGTTTTCTTATCTAATACCGCCACTGGAGTCAGCATTCCTCAGTTTCTAATTGAATTATCAGTATGTCTTTAAACGAACATTTTACTGCATATAGAAACGGTAACCTTGCTAAGATATGACATGCTagcaaaaatgcaattttaaacaaaaactgaTGAATGTGAATTTCTGTACGCAACCATGTAATGTGTCATTTTTATCACAATGCAAACATCCATTTATTATGGAAGAATATAATTTATTTCACCTATAAAAACATTATAGAGATTATCATAAGAGAAATATaggttattttgatttttatcgaAACTTGAAATATCCCGGGGAGGGTTCAGAATTTGAGATTAAGACCATAAGTAGCAAATCAGTTGCtgcatgttttgataattttgtttattttgataaatcTTAATGTGCAAATTTCAATATATCATAGTCATAATCCTACATCatctaattcagaaaaaaaacatgaagtcCCTAAGTTGAAATCTATCTCATTCGTATCTACAATTCAGCAAATacgttcaaattaaaaaaaagtttatacagAGTACAAAAGAAACTGTATTTCTTTATGGTAATTTCctttacaaagcacaaatatGTCGGCATTCACCCCAAAAGCCAACAAAACCTTTGAACAGACTTATTAGGAAGGGATCTAGTTACGATAGCTGTTGTCAGGTCGgtaaagatggcatattttggctttaatattgattcacttatagggttgTTGCATCGGAAAGAAACAAATTTATTCTAAAACTAGTTGTTGGCATGCTACGGGTGATTTTCtaatcatatattttatgatggtatgatatcaAACCTCTGACGGGAGGGCTTGTGCTTGGTATTCATATAAGGAAGAAATACTCTGTCAATCAGTTCAATTAAGGTCTGTAGCTGGcatttcagtaactgctagtagtcctttgttaatttatgtatcattgtaaatttgtttagtttcttttgttacctattctgatatCGGACTCAGAAAttctttaaactgagttttactgatCGTTCTGCtgtgttttttctacattggctagaagtataggttGAGGGTGGAGATCTCAAATAACATGCTTAACCCAGTTTTATTTCTGCGCCtgtcccaaggcaggagcctctggcctttgtttgtcttgtgagattttcaattttagatcttttatatatttcggagctTAGTTTGACGTCCATAATCACTGACCTAGTGCATTTTTTTGTTTAGttgtcagctgaaggacgcctctcgGTGCGGGATTTTCTAGCTGTATTGTCTTGGTGAATATGGCGTGGCTCTGTCCTTAAaaatcccgtcattatgttattgtgctattgttatatattgtattcttatttttcatctttgctaatgtgctttgtctatatgcttttttgtgcttctttgttacatatttgttgatgtaaacaatattttattatgaataatacaagtgtattttataaacacattcacaattaggattcagaaacaaacatatttgtttgtttttatagtgattgagaTTATCACACaatgttaaaattgaaaatggaaatagggaatgtgtaaaagagacaacaacccgaccaaatagcagacaacaccaatgagtcttcaacatactgtaaattcagaaattattgcgtgcatttattattgcgattttgttattttacacttgaatgcgattttaatttttacgattttgagaaaagtcgTGCTcaattcagttaaaatattttaaaatgcgagttttaattattgcgtttacaactcagtcgcattattcgcaataataaaaacctcgcaataatttctgaatttacagtagttgactgttgtacccctattttggactttttttacctagcatgtctgtttgttttgtgcaaacatcattttcaatattgatgcGTACATGTAtgtcaagtgagaggtttagctagcttggTACAAATGTTGtatgttatatataaaattaagatgTTGTCGGATTTCCAAACAgacaaaatgatataaataagttaaaaagtaaaattaaccttacgaccttcaacaataaaaaaaccaacaccataTAGAAAGATGAAAGGCCGCGAAGTGAAAAATGTACACTaccttaaaatagaaaaatattgacctaatcatgctaattatCGTACAAAACACATAACTTAAACCACACACTTGTGATAAACAGCATGTACAGCACCACATGCCAACCACTTGTTGCTCGATTTAAAATTGATTCTGTAATATGCATTGAAGATTTTCAATTCTACCGTCAACATGCATCAACAATAATAGAAATACCTTTATTTCAATAGAGAGACCGGATATCTAGATACATACATGTAGGtaaattaaatcattttaacAATGAGTTATCAGAGGAAATCAACCCTTTAAATTTTAAGTTCCGCGAAATATATACCTTAAAGttataatgttttgtttattttgtttaatacatCACCAGGAAGTACAGAAATAATCATACCTCCCCGAATTATATCGTCTTAAATACATCACCGCTTCTTAAGAAACCTTTTGATATGATTCTTTATAATATATGAGTTATAGTGCTTTTGCGTAGctattattaattaaaaaaaatctcaacgcGATCGTTTATTAACAGATTATCAACATAACATCCGTACACGAAGATATTTTGAGATACGTAAAAATTCAAGTATAGATTTTTATTACATAACAAGTGCTGAAATTAATCCCTTCTTCAAATAGAAGTCTTCATTCCTATTTATGGAATACTTCTGGCAGTTCAAATATTGTTCATCATTTCAACTCTTTCCTCGTAATGAATAGAAAGAAACGAAATATACTACTTCACTGTATGATTTCCCGATGATAATGTCTGTTACTTaaagtgcatttctttctaacctcAATTTTGTAATCTTTGTGTGGCGTTTAtagttgttttctaaacgctataAAAGTAGTAACAAATACATCGTTTGATAAGTATTTCCTGACCCTGtgtgaactttcaataatgcatgtacatgttgttggtaaacagacattttacaaacgtagaaacaagtacatcgtttaatcaggttgaagttagaaacaaatgtagcggtTGTACTAACAAACAACggacgacaaactgtagacgtgt
This genomic interval carries:
- the LOC143049162 gene encoding uncharacterized protein LOC143049162, which translates into the protein MSFINNSLILILSCLMFAMNADGFLLNPGQTPSPGVKSQYISLDMYLEEKKELRNQIFQFQRENEQTLQLLTTQLQQKLSVMDDKLKDSCKHNDTIELANLEKKNSELEVNLTILQEKLRLLQISYVRQKDQLDLFKNTTAEVMKELAELKQLKGVNQTLDLHVVQSKVQSLEQKTNLLTNNQNARSQDFLALYNVTLATDNNVNKMGIHFTNQILSQERRQNATTFRYFDDLTNRFNNNEANQNTTFAEVLSKINSLAVNVSTNSKKGYDEMIKQGKTVAFSAYRSSQQSLSVGTKVLFNQVWTNVGNGYQPRTGIFTAPRAGLYHFTAVVMSTGGGSLFLKMYHNLIATSGSDTEGDGYKTGTFDVVFNLQKGDEVYIASGATYTIYSNNYKYVTFSGHSIF